A single genomic interval of Oncorhynchus mykiss isolate Arlee chromosome 13, USDA_OmykA_1.1, whole genome shotgun sequence harbors:
- the LOC110487135 gene encoding protein rogdi homolog isoform X3 yields the protein MLNPQRSLSELPKMSGPSQAERAVLEEEFNWLLKEEVHAVLKQLQDILKEASRRFSIPTPGLENQLKQENFILGSSTMDQVKGVLTLQGEALTQADINLKTAKSNQVMHFTFRDDKHWKLQQIQDARNHVNQALQLLSGRDESYHFKTGAEVNKLMDAVMLQLTRARNRLTTPAAMTLPELATSGLMKMFTPPMPGDVMVNFYINLSKLCLTVYQLHAMQPNTTKNFKPSGSSVLHNPGAMFELNNAKFEVSQVHKVECVVPWLNNTLIFFTISLQLCQQLKDKISVFSSFWNYRPF from the exons ATGCTCAATCCTCAAAGATCTTTATCTGAACTACCAAAGATGTCGGGTCCAAGTCAAGCCGAGAGGGCTGTTTTG GAGGAGGAGTTTAACTGGTTGCTGAAAGAGGAGGTCCATGCTGTTTTGAAGCAGCTCCAGGATATACTGAAG GAGGCATCCAGGAGATTCTCCATTCCTACCCCAGGACTGGAGAACCAACTGAAACAGGAGAACTTCATCCTGGGCAGCTCAAC CATGGACCAGGTGAAAGGAGTACTGACTCTACAGGGAGAAGCCCTGACTCAAGCT GACATCAATCTGAAAACTGCTAAAAGCAACCAAGTGATGCATTTCACATTCAGGGATGATAAGCACTGGAAATTACAACag ATCCAGGATGCTAGGAACCATGTGAACCAGGCTCTGCAGCTGCTGAGTGGTAGAGATGAGAGCTACCACTTTAAGACTGGGGCCGAGGTCAACaag CTGATGGACGCGGTGATGCTCCAGCTGACCAGGGCTCGTAACCGCCTCACCACTCCGGCAGCCATGACCCTGCCGGAGCTGGCCACCAGCGGCCTCATG aaAATGTTCACTCCTCCAATGCCAGGCGATGTGATGGTGAACTTCTATATCAACCTGAGTAAGCTGTGTCTGACTGTCTACCAGCTGCACGCAATGCAGCCCAACACTACCaag AACTTCAAGCCATCTGGAAGCTCTGTGTTACACAACCCCGGAGCCATGTT CGAGCTGAACAATGCTAAGTTTGAGGTGAGCCAGGTTCACAAGGTGGAGTGCGTTGTCCCCTGGCTCAACAACACCCTGATCTTCTTCACCATCTCACTACAGCTCTGTCAGCAGCTCAAGGACAAG aTTTCTGTCTTCTCTAGTTTCTGGAACTACCGACCGTTCTAA
- the LOC110487135 gene encoding protein rogdi homolog isoform X2 yields the protein MVVGAWCTDLCQELQSYWVFPHSTVSCVYQEWSTTQRTSSQLVTTVGSTGVHMGVSIPEEEFNWLLKEEVHAVLKQLQDILKEASRRFSIPTPGLENQLKQENFILGSSTMDQVKGVLTLQGEALTQADINLKTAKSNQVMHFTFRDDKHWKLQQIQDARNHVNQALQLLSGRDESYHFKTGAEVNKLMDAVMLQLTRARNRLTTPAAMTLPELATSGLMKMFTPPMPGDVMVNFYINLSKLCLTVYQLHAMQPNTTKNFKPSGSSVLHNPGAMFELNNAKFEVSQVHKVECVVPWLNNTLIFFTISLQLCQQLKDKISVFSSFWNYRPF from the exons atggtagtaggtgcctggtgcaccgatttgtgtcaagaactgcaaagctacTGGGTTTTTCCTCACTCAacggtttcctgtgtgtatcaagaatggtccaccacccaaaggacatccagccaactggtcacaactgtgggaagcactggagtccaCATGGGAGTCAGCATCCCT GAGGAGGAGTTTAACTGGTTGCTGAAAGAGGAGGTCCATGCTGTTTTGAAGCAGCTCCAGGATATACTGAAG GAGGCATCCAGGAGATTCTCCATTCCTACCCCAGGACTGGAGAACCAACTGAAACAGGAGAACTTCATCCTGGGCAGCTCAAC CATGGACCAGGTGAAAGGAGTACTGACTCTACAGGGAGAAGCCCTGACTCAAGCT GACATCAATCTGAAAACTGCTAAAAGCAACCAAGTGATGCATTTCACATTCAGGGATGATAAGCACTGGAAATTACAACag ATCCAGGATGCTAGGAACCATGTGAACCAGGCTCTGCAGCTGCTGAGTGGTAGAGATGAGAGCTACCACTTTAAGACTGGGGCCGAGGTCAACaag CTGATGGACGCGGTGATGCTCCAGCTGACCAGGGCTCGTAACCGCCTCACCACTCCGGCAGCCATGACCCTGCCGGAGCTGGCCACCAGCGGCCTCATG aaAATGTTCACTCCTCCAATGCCAGGCGATGTGATGGTGAACTTCTATATCAACCTGAGTAAGCTGTGTCTGACTGTCTACCAGCTGCACGCAATGCAGCCCAACACTACCaag AACTTCAAGCCATCTGGAAGCTCTGTGTTACACAACCCCGGAGCCATGTT CGAGCTGAACAATGCTAAGTTTGAGGTGAGCCAGGTTCACAAGGTGGAGTGCGTTGTCCCCTGGCTCAACAACACCCTGATCTTCTTCACCATCTCACTACAGCTCTGTCAGCAGCTCAAGGACAAG aTTTCTGTCTTCTCTAGTTTCTGGAACTACCGACC GTTCTAA
- the LOC110487135 gene encoding protein rogdi homolog isoform X1: MVVGAWCTDLCQELQSYWVFPHSTVSCVYQEWSTTQRTSSQLVTTVGSTGVHMGVSIPEEEFNWLLKEEVHAVLKQLQDILKEASRRFSIPTPGLENQLKQENFILGSSTMDQVKGVLTLQGEALTQADINLKTAKSNQVMHFTFRDDKHWKLQQIQDARNHVNQALQLLSGRDESYHFKTGAEVNKLMDAVMLQLTRARNRLTTPAAMTLPELATSGLMKMFTPPMPGDVMVNFYINLSKLCLTVYQLHAMQPNTTKNFKPSGSSVLHNPGAMFELNNAKFEVSQVHKVECVVPWLNNTLIFFTISLQLCQQLKDKISVFSSFWNYRPF, translated from the exons atggtagtaggtgcctggtgcaccgatttgtgtcaagaactgcaaagctacTGGGTTTTTCCTCACTCAacggtttcctgtgtgtatcaagaatggtccaccacccaaaggacatccagccaactggtcacaactgtgggaagcactggagtccaCATGGGAGTCAGCATCCCT GAGGAGGAGTTTAACTGGTTGCTGAAAGAGGAGGTCCATGCTGTTTTGAAGCAGCTCCAGGATATACTGAAG GAGGCATCCAGGAGATTCTCCATTCCTACCCCAGGACTGGAGAACCAACTGAAACAGGAGAACTTCATCCTGGGCAGCTCAAC CATGGACCAGGTGAAAGGAGTACTGACTCTACAGGGAGAAGCCCTGACTCAAGCT GACATCAATCTGAAAACTGCTAAAAGCAACCAAGTGATGCATTTCACATTCAGGGATGATAAGCACTGGAAATTACAACag ATCCAGGATGCTAGGAACCATGTGAACCAGGCTCTGCAGCTGCTGAGTGGTAGAGATGAGAGCTACCACTTTAAGACTGGGGCCGAGGTCAACaag CTGATGGACGCGGTGATGCTCCAGCTGACCAGGGCTCGTAACCGCCTCACCACTCCGGCAGCCATGACCCTGCCGGAGCTGGCCACCAGCGGCCTCATG aaAATGTTCACTCCTCCAATGCCAGGCGATGTGATGGTGAACTTCTATATCAACCTGAGTAAGCTGTGTCTGACTGTCTACCAGCTGCACGCAATGCAGCCCAACACTACCaag AACTTCAAGCCATCTGGAAGCTCTGTGTTACACAACCCCGGAGCCATGTT CGAGCTGAACAATGCTAAGTTTGAGGTGAGCCAGGTTCACAAGGTGGAGTGCGTTGTCCCCTGGCTCAACAACACCCTGATCTTCTTCACCATCTCACTACAGCTCTGTCAGCAGCTCAAGGACAAG aTTTCTGTCTTCTCTAGTTTCTGGAACTACCGACCGTTCTAA
- the LOC110487135 gene encoding protein rogdi homolog isoform X4, producing the protein MYSMIQVLIIVTLNDCHIYSLRWEEEFNWLLKEEVHAVLKQLQDILKEASRRFSIPTPGLENQLKQENFILGSSTMDQVKGVLTLQGEALTQADINLKTAKSNQVMHFTFRDDKHWKLQQIQDARNHVNQALQLLSGRDESYHFKTGAEVNKLMDAVMLQLTRARNRLTTPAAMTLPELATSGLMKMFTPPMPGDVMVNFYINLSKLCLTVYQLHAMQPNTTKNFKPSGSSVLHNPGAMFELNNAKFEVSQVHKVECVVPWLNNTLIFFTISLQLCQQLKDKISVFSSFWNYRPF; encoded by the exons ATGTACAGTATGATCCAAGTCCTCATAATAGTCACATTGAATGATTGTCACATTTACAGCCTTCGATGG GAGGAGGAGTTTAACTGGTTGCTGAAAGAGGAGGTCCATGCTGTTTTGAAGCAGCTCCAGGATATACTGAAG GAGGCATCCAGGAGATTCTCCATTCCTACCCCAGGACTGGAGAACCAACTGAAACAGGAGAACTTCATCCTGGGCAGCTCAAC CATGGACCAGGTGAAAGGAGTACTGACTCTACAGGGAGAAGCCCTGACTCAAGCT GACATCAATCTGAAAACTGCTAAAAGCAACCAAGTGATGCATTTCACATTCAGGGATGATAAGCACTGGAAATTACAACag ATCCAGGATGCTAGGAACCATGTGAACCAGGCTCTGCAGCTGCTGAGTGGTAGAGATGAGAGCTACCACTTTAAGACTGGGGCCGAGGTCAACaag CTGATGGACGCGGTGATGCTCCAGCTGACCAGGGCTCGTAACCGCCTCACCACTCCGGCAGCCATGACCCTGCCGGAGCTGGCCACCAGCGGCCTCATG aaAATGTTCACTCCTCCAATGCCAGGCGATGTGATGGTGAACTTCTATATCAACCTGAGTAAGCTGTGTCTGACTGTCTACCAGCTGCACGCAATGCAGCCCAACACTACCaag AACTTCAAGCCATCTGGAAGCTCTGTGTTACACAACCCCGGAGCCATGTT CGAGCTGAACAATGCTAAGTTTGAGGTGAGCCAGGTTCACAAGGTGGAGTGCGTTGTCCCCTGGCTCAACAACACCCTGATCTTCTTCACCATCTCACTACAGCTCTGTCAGCAGCTCAAGGACAAG aTTTCTGTCTTCTCTAGTTTCTGGAACTACCGACCGTTCTAA
- the LOC110487134 gene encoding small integral membrane protein 22 has product MDQRSLQEEFKDQFTDVVSRLQSKQLFQSDWDIASFAVFFIFIGMVLLLVVLVLIRCCCCCCCDEQPRRHKVGHENFGMET; this is encoded by the exons ATGGACCAGAGGAGCCTACAGGAAGAGTTTAAGGATCAGTTTACAGACGTGGTGTCCAGACTGCAGTCTAAACAGCTGTTCCAGTCTGACTGGGACATCGCCTCCTTCGCTGTCTTCTTCATCTTCATCG GCATGGTTCTGCTGCTTGTTGTCCTGGTTCTGAtccgctgctgttgctgctgctgctgtgatGAACAG CCGAGAAGACACAAAGTGGGTCATGAAAACTTTGGAATGGAGACCTGA